The proteins below come from a single Odontesthes bonariensis isolate fOdoBon6 chromosome 18, fOdoBon6.hap1, whole genome shotgun sequence genomic window:
- the agr2 gene encoding anterior gradient protein 2 homolog: MIKAVFSVLLVLVAMSSTFAKYLPKTGRRIPQTLSRGWGDQLIWAQTYEEALFWSRSRNKPVMVIFHLEDCPHSQSLKKVFSEDDQLQKILDEDFIVLNLMYETTDKHLSPDGQYVPRILFVDPSMTVRADINGRYANRMYAYEPSDISLLISNMQKAKKLLKSEL; the protein is encoded by the exons ATGATCAAGGCAGTGTTTTCTGTGCTCCTGGTCCTGGTGGCCATGTCCTCCACCTTTGCCAAATATCTCCCGAAGACTGGCAGGAGGATTCCACAGACTCTGTCCAGAG GGTGGGGTGATCAGCTGATCTGGGCTCAGACTTATGAGGAAGCTCTCTTTTGGTCCAGGTCAAG gaACAAGCCTGTGATGGTCATATTTCATCTGGAGGACTGCCCACACAGCCAGT CACTGAAGAAGGTGTTCTCCGAGGACGACCAGCTCCAGAAGATTCTTGATGAGGATTTCATTGTCCTCAATCTGATG TATGAAACCACAGACAAGCATCTCTCTCCTGATGGACAATATGTTCCACGGATTCTTTTTGTGG ACCCCTCAATGACAGTGAGAGCTGACATCAATGGTCGCTATGCCAACCGCATGTATGCTTATGAACCAAGTGACATCAGCCTCT TGATAAGCAACATGCAGAAGGCCAAGAAGCTCCTGAAGTCGGAGCTGTGA
- the ppp1r10 gene encoding serine/threonine-protein phosphatase 1 regulatory subunit 10 isoform X3, protein MAGGPVDPREILKGVEALLGKDGELRSLEGVPKVFSLMKASTKMVSRCMYLNILLQTKSHDILNRFIRVGGYRLLNSWLTYSKTTNNTPLLQLILLTLQKLPLKVDHLKQNNTAKLVKQLSKSADTEELRKLAAVLVDGWMATIRSQSVASSSSSPADKKKKKEDSKVPVRDVKEKSADEEKKKEKPKAHAPSHAKIRSIGLEMEAPNPTPAKKVPHAPQLGDKYKIKPPDLKRPSSGPSDAPPLEKKYKPLNMPSNSAKEIKVKLIPAPPMEGTGFLDALNSAPVPGIKIKKKKQSAVSPAHNKAVSPTSNKTSPFDSKPAAYPSSSAKPSSPESAASSTPADESQELEQPGTPVPPEDPETADNGEKPNALAEPRGEEESLTKKGKKKKTVHWAEEEQLKNYFYFDLDETERVNVNKIKDFGEAAKRELMMDRHTFEMARRISHDAMEERVPWTPPRPLTLTGSLVSPGANSTEKLTQRDREMGILQEIFLSKESVPDSPHEPDPEPYEPMPPRLIPLDEDSSMLDDGYAEPMDTSSQQDSAMGQTESSKLPPVLANLMVNLNNTTRSPQASSTASSPIPPTVNVQELLSSIMGASGNQSTEELIKQPDFSDKIKQLLGSLQQSQNQNQSGPPPATQGLLGHTPGINPMNNMHMQMPMNGGYPPNSSPGGPRFNHPPPPHNHGPPFNAGGGPRMMGPPPVQGRGDNGNYWGDDSMRGGPHRGGHFHRGGRGRGGEPGFRGRGRGGPRGGHNNMNDMSKRPVCRHFMMKGSCRYESNCAFYHPGVNGPPLPPNYPANQHSQHPQHGH, encoded by the exons ATGGCAGGGGGACCAGTGGACCCTCGGGAGATTTTGAAAGGTGTAGAGGCTCTGCTGGGAAAGGATGGAGAGCTCCGCAGCCTGGAGGGAGTCCCCAAGGTGTTCAG TCTGATGAAAGCTTCCACTAAGATGGTCAGTAGATGCATGTACCTGAACATCCTGCTGCAGACAAAATCCCACGATATTCTGAACAG GTTCATCAGAGTTGGTGGTTACAGGCTGCTCAATTCCTGGCTCACCTATTCCAAAACCACCAACAACACCCCTCTGCTTCAGCTCATCCTGCTCACTCTGCAAAAGCTGCCTCTGAAGGTCGACCACCTCAAACAG aacaacacagccaagttAGTGAAGCAGCTGAGCAAGAGTGCAGACACTGAAG AGCTGAGGAAGTTGGCGGCTGTCCTCGTGGACGGCTGGATGGCCACCATCCGCTCCCAGAGCGTtgcaagcagcagcagctctcctGCTG ataagaagaagaagaaagaagacagCAAGGTGCCAGTGAGGgatgtaaaagaaaagagtgcagatgaggaaaaaaagaaggagaaacCCAAAGCCCACGCCCCCAGCCACGCAAAGATCCGCTCCATAG gactGGAGATGGAAGCTCCCAACCCAACCCCTGCAAAGAAGGTTCCCCATGCCCCACAGCTGGGTGACAAGTACAAGATAAAGCCCCCAGATCTGAAAAGGCCCAG CTCAGGTCCATCAGATGCACCACCTCTTGAGAAAAAGTACAAACCTCTTAATATGCCGTCAAACTCTGCCAAAGAGATCAAAGTCAAGCTCATTCCAGCACCGC CAATGGAGGGCACAGGGTTCCTGGATGCCCTGAACTCGGCCCCGGTTCCTGGAATAaagataaagaagaagaaacagagtGCTGTATCTCCTGCTCATAACAAGGCTGTGTCACCAACATCTAACAAG ACGAGCCCGTTTGACAGCAAACCTGCTGCATACCCTTCATCCTCTGCTAAACCATCGTCTCCAGAATCTGCTGCTTCCAGCACTCCTGCTGATGAAAGCCAGGAACTGGAGCAGCCTGGCACCCCTGTTCCCCCTGAGGACCCAGAGACTGCAGACAATG gtgagaagcctaATGCCCTGGCAGAACCTCGTGGAGAAGAAGAGAGCCTGACCAAGAAgggcaagaagaagaaaacggTTCACTGGGCTGAGGAGGAGCAGCTTAAAAACTACTTCTACTTCGATTTGGATGAGACAGAGAGAG TCAATGTCAACAAGATCAAGGACTTTGGTGAAGCTGCAAAAAGAGAACTGATGATGGACAGGCACACGTTTGAGATGGCTCGTCGGATTTCACACGATGCCATGGAAGAAAGGGTGCCTTGGACACCCCCAAGACCTCTGACACTGACCGGCAGTCTGGTGTCCCCCGGAGCCAACAGCACAGAGAAACTCACCCAAAGAGACCGTGAGATGGGCATCCTGCAGGAGATCTTCCTCAGCAAGGAAAG TGTTCCCGACAGTCCACATGAACCAGATCCAGAGCCATATGAGCCCATGCCTCCCCGTCTCATTCCTCTGGACGAG GACTCCTCCATGCTGGATGATGGCTACGCTGAGCCAATGGACACCTCATCCCAGCAGGACTCTGCTATGGGTCAGACAGAAAGCTCTAAGCTGCCGCCTGTCCTGGCCAACCTCATGGTCAACCTTAATAACACCACACGCAGCCCACAGGCCAGCAGCACGGCCAGCAGCCCCATCCCACCAACGGTTAACGTACAGGAACTGCTGTCCTCCATCATG GGTGCTTCTGGGAACCAGTCGACCGAGGAGCTGATAAAGCAGCCCGACTTCTCAGACAAGATCAAACAGTTACTGGGCTCCCTGCAGCAgtcccagaaccagaaccagagtgGACCTCCACCAG CCACCCAGGGCCTCCTGGGACACACCCCCGGCATCAACCCCATGAACAACATGCACATGCAGATGCCCATGAATGGTGGCTACCCACCCAACAGCTCACCTGGTGGTCCCCGCTTTaaccaccccccacccccccacaacCACGGACCACCTTTCAATGCTGGTGGAGGACCCCGCATGATGGGGCCACCACCAGTTCAAGGCCGGGGAGACAACGGCAACTACTGGGGAGATGACTCAATGAGAGGGGGGCCCCACAGAGGGGGGCATTTCCACCGAGGAGGTCGGGGTCGAGGAGGAGAGCCTGGTTTCAGGGGCAGAGGACGAGGAGGGCCCAGAGGAGGACACAACAACATGAATG ATATGTCCAAGAGGCCTGTGTGTCGCCACTTCATGATGAAGGGAAGCTGCAGGTATGAGAGCAACTGTGCTTTCTACCACCCGGGGGTAAATGGACCACCGCTCCCCCCCAACTACCCTGCTAACCAACACAGTCAGCACCCACAGCACGGCCACTAG
- the ppp1r10 gene encoding serine/threonine-protein phosphatase 1 regulatory subunit 10 isoform X2, translating to MCVSDMAGGPVDPREILKGVEALLGKDGELRSLEGVPKVFSLMKASTKMVSRCMYLNILLQTKSHDILNRFIRVGGYRLLNSWLTYSKTTNNTPLLQLILLTLQKLPLKVDHLKQNNTAKLVKQLSKSADTEELRKLAAVLVDGWMATIRSQSVASSSSSPADKKKKKEDSKVPVRDVKEKSADEEKKKEKPKAHAPSHAKIRSIGLEMEAPNPTPAKKVPHAPQLGDKYKIKPPDLKRPSSGPSDAPPLEKKYKPLNMPSNSAKEIKVKLIPAPPMEGTGFLDALNSAPVPGIKIKKKKQSAVSPAHNKAVSPTSNKTSPFDSKPAAYPSSSAKPSSPESAASSTPADESQELEQPGTPVPPEDPETADNGEKPNALAEPRGEEESLTKKGKKKKTVHWAEEEQLKNYFYFDLDETERVNVNKIKDFGEAAKRELMMDRHTFEMARRISHDAMEERVPWTPPRPLTLTGSLVSPGANSTEKLTQRDREMGILQEIFLSKESVPDSPHEPDPEPYEPMPPRLIPLDEDSSMLDDGYAEPMDTSSQQDSAMGQTESSKLPPVLANLMVNLNNTTRSPQASSTASSPIPPTVNVQELLSSIMGASGNQSTEELIKQPDFSDKIKQLLGSLQQSQNQNQSGPPPATQGLLGHTPGINPMNNMHMQMPMNGGYPPNSSPGGPRFNHPPPPHNHGPPFNAGGGPRMMGPPPVQGRGDNGNYWGDDSMRGGPHRGGHFHRGGRGRGGEPGFRGRGRGGPRGGHNNMNDMSKRPVCRHFMMKGSCRYESNCAFYHPGVNGPPLPPNYPANQHSQHPQHGH from the exons A TGTGTGTTTCAGACATGGCAGGGGGACCAGTGGACCCTCGGGAGATTTTGAAAGGTGTAGAGGCTCTGCTGGGAAAGGATGGAGAGCTCCGCAGCCTGGAGGGAGTCCCCAAGGTGTTCAG TCTGATGAAAGCTTCCACTAAGATGGTCAGTAGATGCATGTACCTGAACATCCTGCTGCAGACAAAATCCCACGATATTCTGAACAG GTTCATCAGAGTTGGTGGTTACAGGCTGCTCAATTCCTGGCTCACCTATTCCAAAACCACCAACAACACCCCTCTGCTTCAGCTCATCCTGCTCACTCTGCAAAAGCTGCCTCTGAAGGTCGACCACCTCAAACAG aacaacacagccaagttAGTGAAGCAGCTGAGCAAGAGTGCAGACACTGAAG AGCTGAGGAAGTTGGCGGCTGTCCTCGTGGACGGCTGGATGGCCACCATCCGCTCCCAGAGCGTtgcaagcagcagcagctctcctGCTG ataagaagaagaagaaagaagacagCAAGGTGCCAGTGAGGgatgtaaaagaaaagagtgcagatgaggaaaaaaagaaggagaaacCCAAAGCCCACGCCCCCAGCCACGCAAAGATCCGCTCCATAG gactGGAGATGGAAGCTCCCAACCCAACCCCTGCAAAGAAGGTTCCCCATGCCCCACAGCTGGGTGACAAGTACAAGATAAAGCCCCCAGATCTGAAAAGGCCCAG CTCAGGTCCATCAGATGCACCACCTCTTGAGAAAAAGTACAAACCTCTTAATATGCCGTCAAACTCTGCCAAAGAGATCAAAGTCAAGCTCATTCCAGCACCGC CAATGGAGGGCACAGGGTTCCTGGATGCCCTGAACTCGGCCCCGGTTCCTGGAATAaagataaagaagaagaaacagagtGCTGTATCTCCTGCTCATAACAAGGCTGTGTCACCAACATCTAACAAG ACGAGCCCGTTTGACAGCAAACCTGCTGCATACCCTTCATCCTCTGCTAAACCATCGTCTCCAGAATCTGCTGCTTCCAGCACTCCTGCTGATGAAAGCCAGGAACTGGAGCAGCCTGGCACCCCTGTTCCCCCTGAGGACCCAGAGACTGCAGACAATG gtgagaagcctaATGCCCTGGCAGAACCTCGTGGAGAAGAAGAGAGCCTGACCAAGAAgggcaagaagaagaaaacggTTCACTGGGCTGAGGAGGAGCAGCTTAAAAACTACTTCTACTTCGATTTGGATGAGACAGAGAGAG TCAATGTCAACAAGATCAAGGACTTTGGTGAAGCTGCAAAAAGAGAACTGATGATGGACAGGCACACGTTTGAGATGGCTCGTCGGATTTCACACGATGCCATGGAAGAAAGGGTGCCTTGGACACCCCCAAGACCTCTGACACTGACCGGCAGTCTGGTGTCCCCCGGAGCCAACAGCACAGAGAAACTCACCCAAAGAGACCGTGAGATGGGCATCCTGCAGGAGATCTTCCTCAGCAAGGAAAG TGTTCCCGACAGTCCACATGAACCAGATCCAGAGCCATATGAGCCCATGCCTCCCCGTCTCATTCCTCTGGACGAG GACTCCTCCATGCTGGATGATGGCTACGCTGAGCCAATGGACACCTCATCCCAGCAGGACTCTGCTATGGGTCAGACAGAAAGCTCTAAGCTGCCGCCTGTCCTGGCCAACCTCATGGTCAACCTTAATAACACCACACGCAGCCCACAGGCCAGCAGCACGGCCAGCAGCCCCATCCCACCAACGGTTAACGTACAGGAACTGCTGTCCTCCATCATG GGTGCTTCTGGGAACCAGTCGACCGAGGAGCTGATAAAGCAGCCCGACTTCTCAGACAAGATCAAACAGTTACTGGGCTCCCTGCAGCAgtcccagaaccagaaccagagtgGACCTCCACCAG CCACCCAGGGCCTCCTGGGACACACCCCCGGCATCAACCCCATGAACAACATGCACATGCAGATGCCCATGAATGGTGGCTACCCACCCAACAGCTCACCTGGTGGTCCCCGCTTTaaccaccccccacccccccacaacCACGGACCACCTTTCAATGCTGGTGGAGGACCCCGCATGATGGGGCCACCACCAGTTCAAGGCCGGGGAGACAACGGCAACTACTGGGGAGATGACTCAATGAGAGGGGGGCCCCACAGAGGGGGGCATTTCCACCGAGGAGGTCGGGGTCGAGGAGGAGAGCCTGGTTTCAGGGGCAGAGGACGAGGAGGGCCCAGAGGAGGACACAACAACATGAATG ATATGTCCAAGAGGCCTGTGTGTCGCCACTTCATGATGAAGGGAAGCTGCAGGTATGAGAGCAACTGTGCTTTCTACCACCCGGGGGTAAATGGACCACCGCTCCCCCCCAACTACCCTGCTAACCAACACAGTCAGCACCCACAGCACGGCCACTAG
- the ppp1r10 gene encoding serine/threonine-protein phosphatase 1 regulatory subunit 10 isoform X1, whose product MYFVCFRRYELALPKTDPSRTLNNSSQFHIFSSNMAGGPVDPREILKGVEALLGKDGELRSLEGVPKVFSLMKASTKMVSRCMYLNILLQTKSHDILNRFIRVGGYRLLNSWLTYSKTTNNTPLLQLILLTLQKLPLKVDHLKQNNTAKLVKQLSKSADTEELRKLAAVLVDGWMATIRSQSVASSSSSPADKKKKKEDSKVPVRDVKEKSADEEKKKEKPKAHAPSHAKIRSIGLEMEAPNPTPAKKVPHAPQLGDKYKIKPPDLKRPSSGPSDAPPLEKKYKPLNMPSNSAKEIKVKLIPAPPMEGTGFLDALNSAPVPGIKIKKKKQSAVSPAHNKAVSPTSNKTSPFDSKPAAYPSSSAKPSSPESAASSTPADESQELEQPGTPVPPEDPETADNGEKPNALAEPRGEEESLTKKGKKKKTVHWAEEEQLKNYFYFDLDETERVNVNKIKDFGEAAKRELMMDRHTFEMARRISHDAMEERVPWTPPRPLTLTGSLVSPGANSTEKLTQRDREMGILQEIFLSKESVPDSPHEPDPEPYEPMPPRLIPLDEDSSMLDDGYAEPMDTSSQQDSAMGQTESSKLPPVLANLMVNLNNTTRSPQASSTASSPIPPTVNVQELLSSIMGASGNQSTEELIKQPDFSDKIKQLLGSLQQSQNQNQSGPPPATQGLLGHTPGINPMNNMHMQMPMNGGYPPNSSPGGPRFNHPPPPHNHGPPFNAGGGPRMMGPPPVQGRGDNGNYWGDDSMRGGPHRGGHFHRGGRGRGGEPGFRGRGRGGPRGGHNNMNDMSKRPVCRHFMMKGSCRYESNCAFYHPGVNGPPLPPNYPANQHSQHPQHGH is encoded by the exons ATGTATTTTGTGTGTTTCCGCAGGTATGAACTTGCTTTGCCGAAGACTGATCCGTCGAGGACTTTGAACAACTCTTCTCAATTTCATATTTTTTCTTCAA ACATGGCAGGGGGACCAGTGGACCCTCGGGAGATTTTGAAAGGTGTAGAGGCTCTGCTGGGAAAGGATGGAGAGCTCCGCAGCCTGGAGGGAGTCCCCAAGGTGTTCAG TCTGATGAAAGCTTCCACTAAGATGGTCAGTAGATGCATGTACCTGAACATCCTGCTGCAGACAAAATCCCACGATATTCTGAACAG GTTCATCAGAGTTGGTGGTTACAGGCTGCTCAATTCCTGGCTCACCTATTCCAAAACCACCAACAACACCCCTCTGCTTCAGCTCATCCTGCTCACTCTGCAAAAGCTGCCTCTGAAGGTCGACCACCTCAAACAG aacaacacagccaagttAGTGAAGCAGCTGAGCAAGAGTGCAGACACTGAAG AGCTGAGGAAGTTGGCGGCTGTCCTCGTGGACGGCTGGATGGCCACCATCCGCTCCCAGAGCGTtgcaagcagcagcagctctcctGCTG ataagaagaagaagaaagaagacagCAAGGTGCCAGTGAGGgatgtaaaagaaaagagtgcagatgaggaaaaaaagaaggagaaacCCAAAGCCCACGCCCCCAGCCACGCAAAGATCCGCTCCATAG gactGGAGATGGAAGCTCCCAACCCAACCCCTGCAAAGAAGGTTCCCCATGCCCCACAGCTGGGTGACAAGTACAAGATAAAGCCCCCAGATCTGAAAAGGCCCAG CTCAGGTCCATCAGATGCACCACCTCTTGAGAAAAAGTACAAACCTCTTAATATGCCGTCAAACTCTGCCAAAGAGATCAAAGTCAAGCTCATTCCAGCACCGC CAATGGAGGGCACAGGGTTCCTGGATGCCCTGAACTCGGCCCCGGTTCCTGGAATAaagataaagaagaagaaacagagtGCTGTATCTCCTGCTCATAACAAGGCTGTGTCACCAACATCTAACAAG ACGAGCCCGTTTGACAGCAAACCTGCTGCATACCCTTCATCCTCTGCTAAACCATCGTCTCCAGAATCTGCTGCTTCCAGCACTCCTGCTGATGAAAGCCAGGAACTGGAGCAGCCTGGCACCCCTGTTCCCCCTGAGGACCCAGAGACTGCAGACAATG gtgagaagcctaATGCCCTGGCAGAACCTCGTGGAGAAGAAGAGAGCCTGACCAAGAAgggcaagaagaagaaaacggTTCACTGGGCTGAGGAGGAGCAGCTTAAAAACTACTTCTACTTCGATTTGGATGAGACAGAGAGAG TCAATGTCAACAAGATCAAGGACTTTGGTGAAGCTGCAAAAAGAGAACTGATGATGGACAGGCACACGTTTGAGATGGCTCGTCGGATTTCACACGATGCCATGGAAGAAAGGGTGCCTTGGACACCCCCAAGACCTCTGACACTGACCGGCAGTCTGGTGTCCCCCGGAGCCAACAGCACAGAGAAACTCACCCAAAGAGACCGTGAGATGGGCATCCTGCAGGAGATCTTCCTCAGCAAGGAAAG TGTTCCCGACAGTCCACATGAACCAGATCCAGAGCCATATGAGCCCATGCCTCCCCGTCTCATTCCTCTGGACGAG GACTCCTCCATGCTGGATGATGGCTACGCTGAGCCAATGGACACCTCATCCCAGCAGGACTCTGCTATGGGTCAGACAGAAAGCTCTAAGCTGCCGCCTGTCCTGGCCAACCTCATGGTCAACCTTAATAACACCACACGCAGCCCACAGGCCAGCAGCACGGCCAGCAGCCCCATCCCACCAACGGTTAACGTACAGGAACTGCTGTCCTCCATCATG GGTGCTTCTGGGAACCAGTCGACCGAGGAGCTGATAAAGCAGCCCGACTTCTCAGACAAGATCAAACAGTTACTGGGCTCCCTGCAGCAgtcccagaaccagaaccagagtgGACCTCCACCAG CCACCCAGGGCCTCCTGGGACACACCCCCGGCATCAACCCCATGAACAACATGCACATGCAGATGCCCATGAATGGTGGCTACCCACCCAACAGCTCACCTGGTGGTCCCCGCTTTaaccaccccccacccccccacaacCACGGACCACCTTTCAATGCTGGTGGAGGACCCCGCATGATGGGGCCACCACCAGTTCAAGGCCGGGGAGACAACGGCAACTACTGGGGAGATGACTCAATGAGAGGGGGGCCCCACAGAGGGGGGCATTTCCACCGAGGAGGTCGGGGTCGAGGAGGAGAGCCTGGTTTCAGGGGCAGAGGACGAGGAGGGCCCAGAGGAGGACACAACAACATGAATG ATATGTCCAAGAGGCCTGTGTGTCGCCACTTCATGATGAAGGGAAGCTGCAGGTATGAGAGCAACTGTGCTTTCTACCACCCGGGGGTAAATGGACCACCGCTCCCCCCCAACTACCCTGCTAACCAACACAGTCAGCACCCACAGCACGGCCACTAG